The following nucleotide sequence is from Pseudomonas sessilinigenes.
GCAGGCGCGCAGGGTGGCTTGCAGGTTCTCCACGCCTTCCTGGTTGAGGGTGTTGATCTGGGTGATGTCGACGTTGATCGACTCCACCACGGCGGTTTGCTCTTCTGTCGCGGTGGCCACCGACTGGTTCATGCCATCGATCTCGCCGATGCGCTGGGTCACGCTGCCCAGGCGCTCGCCGGCCTGATTGGCGATGCCGACGCTGCTTTCGCTCTCGCGCTGGCTTTCGGTCATGGTGCCTACGGCCTGGCGGGCGCCCACTTGTAGCTCCTCGATCATCTTCTGCACCTGCTGCGCCGAATCCTGGGTGCGGTGGGCGAGGTTGCGAACCTCGTCCGCGACCACGGCGAAACCGCGCCCGGCCTCACCGGCACGGGCTGCCTCGATGGCGGCATTGAGTGCCAGCAGGTTGGTCTGCTGGGAGATGCCGGTGATCACTTCGAGGATCTGGCCGATGTTCACGGTGTTGCTGTTGAGGGTCTCGATGTGCTCGCAGGAATTGCTGATCTTGGTCGACAGCTGGTGCATGGCGTCGATGGTCCGGTCCACCACTTGCTGGCCGTCCTGCGCCAGGTTGCGCGCCTCGCTGGAGTGTTGCGAGGCCAGGGCGGCGTTCTGGGCGATCTCCTGGGCAGCCGCGCCCAGCTGGTTGATGGCCGCGGCCACGCTGCTGGTACGCGAGGCTTGCTGGTCGGAATTGAGCATCGACGAATTGGAGGCGGCGACTACCCGCAAGGCGACTTCGTTGACCTGGCCGGTGGCCGAGGACACTTCGCGGATCGAACCGTGGATACGCTCGACGAAGCGGTTGAACGACAGACCCAGGGTGCCGAATTCGTCATGGCCGTGGATCACCAGGCGTCGGGTCAGGTCGCCTTCGCCTTCGGCAATGTCATGCATCGCGCGCCCCATCAGGTGCAGGGGCTGCATCAGGATGCGGATCAGCATGCCCAGCAGGCCGATGATGATCACCACGGCAATGGCCATGGCGATGAGCGCCGAAGTCCGGAACTCGCTGAGCATGGCGAACGCGGTGTCCTGGTCCAGGACCAGGGCTACGTACCAGTTGGCCGAGGGCACGCCATCGATGTGGGTGAAGGAAATGAACTGGGCCTTGCCGCCCAGTTGCGCTTCCTTGAGGCCGGGGCTGATGTTGGGCGCGCCGTCCGGATAGGCTTCGGCCAGGCTCTTGAGCACCAGCTTGTTGTCCGGGTGGATCAGGATCTTGCCCTCGGCACTGACGATGAAGGCATGGCCGTGGCCGCCGAAGTTCAGCGAGTTGATGATGGCGCTGATGCTCGACAGGTCGATGTCGGCCCCCGCGACGCCGATCATCCGGCCCTGGTGCTGCACTGGGGTGGCAACGGTGATTACCAGCTTGCCGGACGAGGCGGCGATGTAGGGCTCGGTGACGATGGTCTGCTGGGCGGTATTGGCCGCCTTGTACCAGCCACGGCTCCGGGGGTCGTAGTCGGCCGTGCGGTTGCCGGCTGGTACGGAGAACATTGCGCCGTCCTGGCCACCGAAGTAGGTGAGCTGGAAATTGCTGGTGTAGGCGGGCAGGCCGACACTGCGCTTGAGGCTGTCGGCGCCGCTGCCGTCCACGGCGACCTGCTGTGCCAGCGATTGCAGGAGCTGGATACGGCTTTCCAGCCAGGTCTGGATGTTGCGGGTGGTCAGGCTGCCCAGTTCTTGCATCGTTGCTTGGGTACTGCCGCGCAAGGCCTCGCGCTGACGGTAGTCATTGAACAGAATGAAACAGGCGAACGCGACGGCTACCACAAGGGCAGCGGCTAGCAGGATCTTGTGGCTGAACTTCATATTGCTGGTCATTAAGTGAACTACCGCGAGGGGCTGGTCAACGAGGGGCGTCAATTTGCCACAGTGGAGGGCTTTGCGCTGCAGTTATGTCGACTGGCCATCACTGAAGATGAGGCGAGAGAGTGGAATCCCGACGAACTGCCTATGGGGTTTCGAAGGTGGTTGATTTACGACGCAAATACCTGGGCTCCCGGCGAGAAATAGCGGGCCCTGCGGGGAACCAGATGGGGGTTTTCTCTTCTAAGCTTCTGGTTGGCTGACAGGCCTTCCCCCTTTCGTCCAGGAGTTCACCATGTCCCTGCGTTCCATCGCTCTGTTGTCGTTCTGCGTGCTACTGGCCGCGTGCAGCAAGGTCAATCAGGAAAACTATTCCAAGCTCTCGGCGGGCATGCCCAAGGCCGATGTCGAAAAACTTCTGGGCAAGCCGACCGACTGTTCCGGCGCACTGGGCATGTCCAGCTGTACCTGGGGCGATAAGAACAGCTTTATCAGCGTGCAGTATGCCGGTGAGAAGGTCCTGATGTTTTCCGGGCAAGGCCTGAAGTAAATCCGGGGCTTCGGGCCCACGGGAGAAAAATAATGATGCGTTTTGTTGTCACTCTTCTGGTCGGCCTGCTCTTGGCCGGCTGCGCCACGTCCCGGGACGATTCGCTGGCGCCCAAGACCGCTAATCACGTCGAGCTCAAGCGTTACCAGGGGACCTGGTACGAGCTGGCGCGCCTACCCATGTATTTCCAGCGTAACTGTGCTCAATCCGAGGCTCGCTACACCCTGTTGCCCGAGGGCTCGATGGCGGTGCTCAACCGCTGCCTGACCCCGGACTGGAAGTGGGAGGAAGCCCGAGGTACGGCGACGCCCCAGGTGCCGGGCAAGACCGACAAGCTCTGGGTTCGGTTCGACAATTGGTTCACCCGATTGCTGCCAGGGTCGATCAAGGGCGACTACTGGGTGTTGTATGTCAGCGACGACTACAAGACAGCGATCGTGGGCAACCCCAACCGCCGCTACCTGTGGTTGTTGTCGCGTACGCCGGAGGTCAATGAAACGGTGCGTGAGGAGTTGCTGAGCAAGGCTCGCCAACAGGGCTATGACACCACGCGGCTGATCTGGCGGGTATCGGACTCGGCCATGGCCAAGACCTCGAAGTAGTTACTGGCCCCATGGGAGCCGATGGTTTTCATGGGCAATGGCCGGGGCGCCAGCATCCGCGGGCTTCCCGGCCGGTCAAGGGGCGAGCCTTGCCGAGTCAGGCCAGGAGGTCGCGCAGTACCTGGGTAAAACTGCGGCAGCTCTCTTCATCCGCAGGATGCCGTCCGTCACGTACCACCCACTGGCCTCCCACCATGACGTCTCGCACCTGGCGATCACTGCCGGCAAACAGCCAGCGGTTGAGGATTGCGTCGCCATCGGCCGTGGCCAGGTAGGGGTCGTTGCCATCGAGCACCAGCCAGTCGGCGCGCTTGCCCACGGCGAGGGAGCCAATGGCCTGGCCCAGGGCCTGGGTACCGCCATCCAGCGCCGCGTCGTACAGGGTGCGCCCAACCATCGGCTGGTCGGCCCGGTACAAGCGGTTGCGTCGCTGGTCTCGCAGGCGCTGGCCATACTCCAGCCAGCGCAATTCCTCTACCACGCTGAGCGAGACATGGCTGTCGGAGCCGATGCCCAGGCGTCCGCCCTGGGCGAGGAAGTCCACCGCCGGGAAGATACCGTCGCCCAGGTTGGCCTCGGTGGTCAGGCACAGGCCGGCAATGGCCCGGCTCTGGGCCATGAGGCTGACTTCCTCGGGGTTGGCGTGGGTGGCATGGACCAGGCACCAGCGCTGATCCACCGCTACATGCTCATACAGCCATTGCAGGGGGCGACGGTTGCTCCAGGCCAGGCAATCCTCGACTTCCTTCTGCTGCTCGGCAATGTGGATATGCACCGGGCAATGGGTATCGCTGGCGGCCAGCACTTCGCTGATCTGTTGTGGCGTGACCGCGCGCAGGGAGTGGAAGCACAGGCCCAGTTGCTGGTTGGCCTGTCCGGCCAGCAGGGGTTGCAGTTGCTGTTGCAGCTTGAGGTAGCCCTCGGTGCTGTTGATGAAGCGGCGTTGGCCATCATTGGGAGCCTGGCCGCCGAATCCGGAATGGCTGTAGAGCACCGGCAGCAGGGTCAGGCCGATGCCGGTGCTGGCGGCGGCCTGGCTGATACGCCGCGACAGCTCGGCCGGGTCGGCGTAGGGTTGGCCGCTGGTGTCGTGGTGCACGTAGTGGAATTCGGCCACCGAGGTATAGCCGGCCTTGAGCATCTCGATATACAGCTGGCGGGCGATGATCTCCAGCTGCTCGGGACTGATCTTGCCCACCAGGCGATACATCAGGTCGCGCCAGGTCCAGAAGCTGTCATTGGGATTGCCGGCCACTTCCGCCAGGCCGGCCATCGCCCGCTGGAAAGCGTGGGAGTGCAGGTTGGGCATGCCCGGCAGCACGGGGCCCTTGAGTCGTTCCGCTCCCTCGGCGTCGGCGTTGGCCCGGATCTGGGTCAGCTGGCCGTCGGCACTGACTTCAAGACGTACATCATTGGCCCATCCATCAGGCAATAGCGCGCGTTCGGCAAAGAAGGCGGACATGGTTTGAGCACCCCATTGTGTGTTATTTGTATATACATATACAGACGTTTGCCTGCTCGGTAAACTCCGGCAAGCTAAGCTCTTGTCTCCAGGGACATCAGGCCCTGATCACTTTCACCGACCCACAAGGATTTCCCGTGCCGACCCCGACTGCCAACTCGCCGCTGGTCGCCCACCTGAGCGATAGTCCGGCGCCCTTGTATGCCCGCGTCAAGCAGATGATCACCCAGCAGATCGAGAGCGGAAACTGGCCGCCGCACTACCGCGTGCCGTCGGAAAGCGAGCTGGTCAGCCAGTTGGGTTTCAGCCGCATGACCATCAACCGCGCACTGCGCGAGATGACCGCCGAAGGCATGCTGGTACGCATGCAAGGCGTGGGTACCTTCGTCGCCGAGCCCAAGACCCAGTCGGCATTGTTCGAGGTGCACAATATCGCCGACGAAATCGCCTCCCGCGGTCATCGCCACACTTGCCAGGTCATCACCCTGGGCGAGGAGGCCGCCGGTTCCGAGCGTGCCCTGGCCCTGGACATGCGCGAAGGGCAGAAGGTCTTCCATTCGCTGATCGTGCATTTCGAGAACGACATCCCGGTGCAGATCGAGGATCGCTTCGTCAACGCCCTGGTCGCGCCGGAATACCTCAAGCAGGATTTCACCCTGCAGACTCCCTATGCCTACCTGTCCCAGGTCGCCCCCCTGACCGAGGGCGAGCATGTGGTCGAGGCGATCCTCGCCGAAGCTGAAGAATGCAAGCTCCTGCAAATCGAGCGGGGCGAACCCTGCCTGCTGATCCGTCGCCGTACCTGGTCCGGGCGCCAGCCGGTGACCGCCGCGCGGCTGATCCACCCCGGTTCCCGCCATCGCCTGGAAGGACGCTTTCACAAATGATCCAGTCCACCCTGTTACGTGCCGCCGATTATCCGCGCATGCCCTGGAAAAACGGCGGCGGCAGCACCGAGGAAATCACCCGGGACAGCGGAACCGGCCTGGAAGGCTTCGGCTGGCGGCTGTCGATCGCCGACATCGGCGAGTCCGGCGGATTCTCAAGCTTTGCCGGATACCAGCGAATCATCACCGTGCTGCAGGGGGCGGGCATGCAATTGTCGGTGGATGGCCAGGAGGGGCGGCCGTTGTTGCCGTTCGATCCCTTCGCCTTCAGCGGCGCCAGCCAGGTGAGCTGCAACTTGCTGGGTGGTGCGATCCGCGATTTCAACCTGATCTACAGCCCCGAGCGCTACCTGGCACGCCTGCAGTGGTTCGACGGCCAACAGCGTTTCTTCACCCAGGCACACACTGTGCTGGTGTTCAGTGCCGCCGAGCAGGCGTGGGTGGACGTGACCGGCGCCACGGTGCAGGCCCTGGGGCGTTTTGACTGCCTGCGCCTGGACGGCAATGCCGGACTGCTCGAGATGGCCCTCGATGGGCACTGCTGCGTAATCGAACTCACCGCCCTTTGATTGAATCGGGCGCTGGCAGGTCAAGATACGACCTGCCAGCGTCATCCCCCTCTCTCTATCTATATCCCTGTCGCCGCGCTTCGCTCCCTGGAACGAGGCGAGAAGAGTTGCGCCCGCTTATCTGGCAGAGGGGGCGCCAAAGGTTGTTTCTTGTGCGCACTCATCTGTTACCGAATGCCCCAAAAGGGCACGCAGGCCATTGCTGGTAACAGCTGTGGAGGAGGGTGGGCTATCCCCTGAGATTTTTTTCTTGCTCCGGCAAATGCTTGTCCTACAGGGCTTGCATGATCTTTTTGGAGGTTTGTCCAGTCGCTTCTGGTGGAGTTGGCCGCTTGATTGCATATGCTTGTATGTACAAGTAAATATGTGTGCGTAAGAGTCATTGGATCCTCTTCGCACCTTGGACTTATCGTCGAGGAGGTTTTCCGTGGCTGACAACAAATTCACCAAGTATCGGAACGTTGAAGTTCGTGCTGCACGTGGCAACAAGCTGACCGCCAAGAGCTGGCTGACCGAGGCGCCGCTGCGCATGCTGATGAACAACCTCGACCCTGAAGTCGCCGAGAACCCCAAGGAGCTGGTGGTCTACGGTGGGATCGGGCGCGCTGCGCGCAACTGGGAGTGCTACGACAAGATCGTCGAGTCCCTGACCCAGTTGAACGACGACGAAACCCTGCTGGTGCAATCCGGCAAGCCGGTCGGCGTGTTCAAGACCCACTCCAACGCCCCGCGGGTGCTGATCGCCAACTCCAACCTGGTACCGCACTGGGCCAGTTGGGAGCACTTCAACGAGCTGGACGCCAAGGGCCTGGCCATGTACGGCCAGATGACCGCAGGTAGCTGGATCTACATCGGCAGCCAGGGCATCGTCCAGGGCACCTACGAAACCTTCGTCGAGGCCGGTCGCCAGCACTACAACGGCAATCTCAAGGGCAAGTGGGTGCTGACCGCCGGTCTCGGCGGCATGGGTGGCGCACAGCCACTGGCGGCGACCCTGGCCGGCGCTTGCTCGCTGAACATCGAGTGCCAGCAGAGCCGCATCGACTTCCGCCTGAGCAGCCGTTATGTCGATGAACAGGCCAAGGACCTGGACGATGCCCTGGCGCGTATCGCCAAGTACACCGCCGAAGGCCGCGCCATCTCCATCGCCCTGTTGGGCAACGCGGCGCAAGTTCTCCCTGAACTGATCAAGCGTGGCGTACGCCCGGATATGGTCACCGACCAGACCAGCGCCCACGACCCGCTCAATGGCTACCTGCCAGCCGGCTGGACCTGGGAGCAGTACCGTGACCGCGCGCAGACCGATCCGGCCGCCGTGGTGAAAGCCGCCAAGCAATCCATGGCGGTGCATGTACAGGCGATGCTCGAGTTCCAGAAGCAAGGGATCCCGACCTTCGACTACGGCAACAACATTCGCCAGATGGCCAAGGAAGAGGGCGTGGCCAATGCCTTCGACTTCCCTGGTTTCGTCCCGGCCTACATTCGTCCGCTGTTCTGCCGCGGCATCGGTCCGTTCCGCTGGGCGGCGTTGTCCGGTGATCCGCAGGACATCTACAAGACCGACGCCAAGGTCAAGGAGCTGATCGCGGACGACGCTCACCTGCACAACTGGCTGGACATGGCTCGCGAGCGCATCAGCTTCCAGGGCCTGCCGGCGCGTATCTGCTGGGTCGGCCTGGGCCAGCGCGCCAAGCTGGGCCTGGCCTTCAACGAAATGGTCCGGCGCGGAGAGCTGTCGGCGCCGATCGTCATCGGCCGCGACCACCTGGACTCCGGCTCGGTATCCAGCCCGAACCGTGAAACCGAATCGATGCAGGACGGTTCCGATGCCGTGTCCGACTGGCCGCTGCTCAATGCCCTGCTCAATACCGCCAGCGGTGCGACCTGGGTCTCCCTGCACCATGGCGGTGGCGTGGGCATGGGCTTCTCCCAGCACTCGGGCATGGTCATCGTCTGCGATGGCAGCGACGAGGCCGCCGAACGTATCGCTCGGGTACTGACCAACGATCCGGGCACCGGCGTCATGCGCCATGCCGATGCTGGCTACCAGATCGCGATCGACTGTGCCAAGGAGCAAGGCCTGAACCTGCCGATGATCACCGGCAAGTGACGCACCGGCGGTTCGCCGCCAGGACCAGGGAAGGAGCCGCCGTACCTTGCAGTACGGCGGCTCGGTCCGTGTAGCAGAGCTTTGACATGACAAAACTCCCCGGGAGAACAATAACGATGTCCACGGCCAGTGATAGCTCCAAACCCCTGATCGAGCGGCGGTCGATCAACTACATTCCCGAAGCCGAACGCCACGGCAAGCTCTACAGCCAGTTCACCCTGTGGTTGGGTGCCAATTTGCAGATCACCGCGATTGTCACCGGTGCCCTGGCCGTGGTGCTGGGCGGCGATGTGTTCTGGTCGCTGATCGGCCTGCTGATCGGTCAGTTGCTGGGCGGCGGTGTGATGGCCCTGCATGCGGCACAGGGGCCCAAGCTGGGCCTGCCGCAGATGATCTCCAGCCGGGTACAGTTCGGCGTCTACGGCGCGGCGATTCCGATCGTGCTGGTATGCCTGATGTACCTGGGCTTCACCGCCACGGGTACGGTGCTCTCCGGCCAGGCCCTGGGCCAACTGTTCGGTGTCAGTGACAGTGTCGGTATCCTGATTTTCGCCAGCGTAATCGTCCTGGTCACCGTGCTTGGTTATCGGGTGATCCATGTGATCGGGCGCATCGCCAGCGTCGTTGGCGTGATTGCCTTCGTTTACCTGTTCAGCCGCCTGATGAGCCAGACCGATGTCGGCGCGCTCCTGGAAATTCGTCACTTCAGCTGGAGCAGCTTCCTGCTGGCGGTGTCGCTCGCGGCATCCTGGCAGATCGCCTTTGGCCCCTACGTGGCGGACTACTCGCGTTATCTGCCGAGCCAGACCTCGTCGGTGAAGACCTTCCTTGCCGTGGGCGCAGGCTCGGTGGTGGGTGCGCAAGTGGCGATGATCCTCGGCGTGTTCGCCGCGGCCATGGCCAACGGGCAGTTCGCGGGGCGGGAAGTGGCCTACATCGTCGGCCTGGGCGGGAGCGGTGCCACCGCCGCCTTGCTGTACTTCAGCATCGCCTTTGGCAAGGTCACCATCTCGACGTTGAACTCCTACGGCAGCTTCATGTGCATCGCCACCATCATCAGCGGCTTCCGTGGCCACCTGGAGGTGACGCGCCTGCAGCGCCTGGTGTTCGTGCTGGTCATCGTTGGCGCCGCGACCCTGATCGCCCTGCTTGGGCAGCACTCGTTCCTGGGGGCATTCAAGTCTTTCATCCTGTTCCTGCTGGCCTTCTTCACACCTTGGAGTGCGGTGAACCTGGTGGACTACTACTGCATCACCCGTGAGAACTACGACGTACCCGCGCTGGCCGATCCCAAGGGGCGCTATGGCCGTTGGAATGTCCTGGGTATCAGTGTCTATGTGATCGGCGTGCTGGTGCAGCTGCCGTTCATTTCCACCAAGTTCTATACCGGACCGCTGGTGGACGCCCTGGGCGGGGTGGATATTTCCTGGATCATCGGCCTGGTGGTACCGGCGGCGCTGTACTACGTCTGTGCCAGGAAGTGGCACGGCTCGGTGCCTGAGCAGTTGATCCTGCCAGCAGAGCAGGGTGTGCCAGACCAGCAGAAGACCGCGACAACCCAGCACGCTGCTACGGTTTGAGTCCGCATGCAACGTGAGCGAAGCCCGGCGCTACTGACCGCCTCCAGTTCGATGGATGGTCAGCAGCGCCGTTTGCGCGATAGCCTTTCCAAGGGCCCGCAGCGCTTCCCGGAGACTGTTTCAAGACGCAATAAAAGGTTTTTTCATCAGCCAGCGTGCCAAGGCGCCACCCGCTCGACACAGCGGATGACGACGGATAACGGATGTTTCCGGAGCGACTGGCAGTTATTCCAAAACTCTCAGAAGGAACATGAATGTGACTGCGCTAAACCTGATTCCCGGTCAACTGAGCCTGGCCCAACTGCGGACCGTCTACCAACAGCCACTGACCCTGACCCTGGACGACAGCGCCTCGGCGCAGATCGATGCCAGCGTCGCCTGCGTCGAGCAGATCCTTGCTGAAAAACGCACGGCCTATGGCATCAACACGGGCTTTGGCCTCCTGGCCTCGACTCGTATCGCCAGCGCCGACCTGGAAAACCTCCAGCGTTCCCTGGTGCTGTCCCATGCCGCGGGCGTGGGCGCGCCCATCAGCGACGACCTGGTACGCCTGATCATGGTGCTCAAGGTCAACAGCCTGAGCCGAGGTTTTTCCGGTATCCGCCGCCAGGTGATCGACGCCCTGATCGCCTTGATCAATGCCGAGGTCTATCCGCATATCCCGCTCAAGGGGTCGGTGGGGGCTTCCGGCGACCTGGCGCCCTTGGCTCACATGTCCCTGGTGCTGCTGGGCGAAGGCAAGGCCCGCTACAAGGGGCAGTGGCTGGATGCCCCGGCGGCATTGAAGATCGCCGGCCTGACACCGCTGACCCTGGCGGCCAAGGAAGGGTTGGCACTGCTCAATGGCACCCAGGTCTCCACGGCTTTCGCCTTGCGCGGCCTGTTCGAAGCTGAAGACCTGTTCGCTGGTGCCCTGGTTTGTGGCGGCCTGACCGTCGAAGCGGTGCTGGGCTCACGTTCGCCCTTCGATGCACGGATTCATAGCGCCCGTGGCCAGCGTGGGCAGATCGACACCGCTGCCGCCTACCGCGCTCTGCTGGGCGAGAGCACCGAAGTCTCCACGTCCCATAAGAACTGCGACAAGGTCCAGGACCCGTACTCACTGCGTTGCCAGCCCCAGGTAATGGGCGCCTGCCTGACTCAATTGCGCCAGGCCGCCGAGGTGCTGGTGGTAGAGGCCAACGCTGTGTCCGACAACCCATTGGTGTTCGCTGCCGAAGGCGATGTGATTTCTGGCGGTAACTTCCACGCCGAACCCGTGGCCATGGCCGCCGACAACATGGCCCTGGCCATTTCCGAGATCGGCTCGCTGAGCGAGCGCCGCATCTCGCTGATGATGGACAAGCACATGTCCCAGTTGCCGCCGTTCCTGGTGGCCAATGGTGGGGTCAACTCCGGCTTCATGATCGCCCAGGTCACCGCTGCCGCCCTGGCCAGCGAAAACAAGGCCCTGGCGCACCCGCACTCGGTGGACAGCCTGCCGACCTCGGCGAACCAGGAGGATCACGTGTCCATGGCCCCGGCTGCCGGCAAGCGCCTGTGGGAAATGGCCGAGAACACCCGCGGCATTCTCGCCGTGGAGTGGCTGGCGGCCTGCCAGGGCCTGGACCTGCGTGAAGGCCTGAAGAGCTCGCCAGCCCTGGAGAAGGCCCGCGCTACGCTGCGCGAGCAGGTGGCCTACTACGAGAAGGACCGTTTCTTCGCCCCGGACATCAACGCCGCCGGTGACTTGCTGGCTTCACGCTGCCTGACCGGCTTGCTGCCCGCTGGCCTGCTGCCGAGCCTGTAACGGCTGTCCGGGTTACCGGCCAGCCCGACGCGGAACGTCTGCTTCAGCCACCCGCACCGTGGTGCGGGCGGCTGTCCATAACAATAAAAGGGACGAAGACATGCAATCACAAGAGAAAGGACTACGCCGCGGCCTGACGGCTCGTCACATCCGTTTCATGGCCCTGGGATCGGCTATCGGTACCGGGCTGTTCTATGGCTCCGCCTCGGCTATCCAGATGGCGGGCCCGGCAGTATTGCTCGCCTACCTGATCGGTGGTGCGGCGGTATTCATGGTCATGCGCGCCCTGGGGGAGATGGCGGTGCACAACCCGGTGTCCGGGTCGTTCGGGCACTACGCCAGCCAGTACCTGGGGCCGATGCCCGGCTTCATCCTGGGCTGGACCTACGCGTTCGAGATGCTGATCGTCTGCCTGGCGGACGTGACCGCCTTCGGCATCTACATGGGGTTCTGGTTTCCCGATGTCGAGCGCTGGATCTGGGTGCTGTCCATCGTGCTGTTCATTGGCGGCTTGAACCTGTGCAACGTCAAGGTCTTCGGCGAGATGGAGTTCTGGCTGTCGCTGCTCAAGGTCGGGGCGATCGTGGCGATGATCCTCGGTGGCATCGGCATCATGTTGTTCGGCATTGGCAGTGCGAGCCAGGAACAGGCTACCGGGCTGAGCAATCTCTGGGCCCATGGCGGTTTCATGCCCAACGGTATTGGTGGGGTGATCGCTTCTTTCGCGGTGGTGATGTTCGCCTTCGGCGGCATCGAGATCATCGGAGTCACCGCTGGCGAGGCCAAGGACCCGCGACGGGTCATCCCCAAGGCCATCAATGCGGTACCGCTGCGCATCCTGCTGTTCTATGTACTGACCCTCCTGGTACTGATGGCCATCTTCCCCTGGCCGCAGATCGGCACCCAGGGCAGTCCCTTCGTGCAGATATTCGATAGCTTGGGCATCAGCTCCGCCGCGACCATCCTCAACATCGTGGTGATCTCGGCGGCGATATCGGCCATCAACAGCGACATCTTCGGTGCCGGGCGCATGATGTACGGCCTGGCCCAGCAAGGGCAGGCACCCAAGGGGTTTGCCCAGGTCTCCAGGCATGGTGTGCCATGGATGACCGTGGTGGTGATGGCCGTGACCCTGTTGATCGGGGTGGTGCTGAATTACCTGATTCCGGAAAACATCTTCCTGCTGATCGCTTCCCTGGCCACTTTCGCCACGGTCTGGGTCTGGCTGATGATTCTCCTGACCCATGTGGCCATGCGCCGTTCCATGACGGCCGAGCAGGTGGCCCAGCTACAGTTCAAGGTGCCGTTCTGGCCCTGGGCTCCCGCAGCGGCCATTGCCTTCATGTTGTTCATCTTCGCGGTCCTGGGCTATTTCCCGAAAACCCAGGGCGCGCTGCTGGTGGGCGTGGTGTGGATCGTCCTGCTGGTGGTGGCCTACAAACTCTGGGTCAAGCCGGTGCCTGGATCGGTCGGCCCGGTCGATGGCCATACTTCTTTACCTACTGATCATTA
It contains:
- a CDS encoding lipocalin family protein, with translation MMRFVVTLLVGLLLAGCATSRDDSLAPKTANHVELKRYQGTWYELARLPMYFQRNCAQSEARYTLLPEGSMAVLNRCLTPDWKWEEARGTATPQVPGKTDKLWVRFDNWFTRLLPGSIKGDYWVLYVSDDYKTAIVGNPNRRYLWLLSRTPEVNETVREELLSKARQQGYDTTRLIWRVSDSAMAKTSK
- a CDS encoding formimidoylglutamate deiminase encodes the protein MSAFFAERALLPDGWANDVRLEVSADGQLTQIRANADAEGAERLKGPVLPGMPNLHSHAFQRAMAGLAEVAGNPNDSFWTWRDLMYRLVGKISPEQLEIIARQLYIEMLKAGYTSVAEFHYVHHDTSGQPYADPAELSRRISQAAASTGIGLTLLPVLYSHSGFGGQAPNDGQRRFINSTEGYLKLQQQLQPLLAGQANQQLGLCFHSLRAVTPQQISEVLAASDTHCPVHIHIAEQQKEVEDCLAWSNRRPLQWLYEHVAVDQRWCLVHATHANPEEVSLMAQSRAIAGLCLTTEANLGDGIFPAVDFLAQGGRLGIGSDSHVSLSVVEELRWLEYGQRLRDQRRNRLYRADQPMVGRTLYDAALDGGTQALGQAIGSLAVGKRADWLVLDGNDPYLATADGDAILNRWLFAGSDRQVRDVMVGGQWVVRDGRHPADEESCRSFTQVLRDLLA
- a CDS encoding purine-cytosine permease family protein is translated as MSTASDSSKPLIERRSINYIPEAERHGKLYSQFTLWLGANLQITAIVTGALAVVLGGDVFWSLIGLLIGQLLGGGVMALHAAQGPKLGLPQMISSRVQFGVYGAAIPIVLVCLMYLGFTATGTVLSGQALGQLFGVSDSVGILIFASVIVLVTVLGYRVIHVIGRIASVVGVIAFVYLFSRLMSQTDVGALLEIRHFSWSSFLLAVSLAASWQIAFGPYVADYSRYLPSQTSSVKTFLAVGAGSVVGAQVAMILGVFAAAMANGQFAGREVAYIVGLGGSGATAALLYFSIAFGKVTISTLNSYGSFMCIATIISGFRGHLEVTRLQRLVFVLVIVGAATLIALLGQHSFLGAFKSFILFLLAFFTPWSAVNLVDYYCITRENYDVPALADPKGRYGRWNVLGISVYVIGVLVQLPFISTKFYTGPLVDALGGVDISWIIGLVVPAALYYVCARKWHGSVPEQLILPAEQGVPDQQKTATTQHAATV
- the hutU gene encoding urocanate hydratase → MADNKFTKYRNVEVRAARGNKLTAKSWLTEAPLRMLMNNLDPEVAENPKELVVYGGIGRAARNWECYDKIVESLTQLNDDETLLVQSGKPVGVFKTHSNAPRVLIANSNLVPHWASWEHFNELDAKGLAMYGQMTAGSWIYIGSQGIVQGTYETFVEAGRQHYNGNLKGKWVLTAGLGGMGGAQPLAATLAGACSLNIECQQSRIDFRLSSRYVDEQAKDLDDALARIAKYTAEGRAISIALLGNAAQVLPELIKRGVRPDMVTDQTSAHDPLNGYLPAGWTWEQYRDRAQTDPAAVVKAAKQSMAVHVQAMLEFQKQGIPTFDYGNNIRQMAKEEGVANAFDFPGFVPAYIRPLFCRGIGPFRWAALSGDPQDIYKTDAKVKELIADDAHLHNWLDMARERISFQGLPARICWVGLGQRAKLGLAFNEMVRRGELSAPIVIGRDHLDSGSVSSPNRETESMQDGSDAVSDWPLLNALLNTASGATWVSLHHGGGVGMGFSQHSGMVIVCDGSDEAAERIARVLTNDPGTGVMRHADAGYQIAIDCAKEQGLNLPMITGK
- a CDS encoding methyl-accepting chemotaxis protein, which gives rise to MTSNMKFSHKILLAAALVVAVAFACFILFNDYRQREALRGSTQATMQELGSLTTRNIQTWLESRIQLLQSLAQQVAVDGSGADSLKRSVGLPAYTSNFQLTYFGGQDGAMFSVPAGNRTADYDPRSRGWYKAANTAQQTIVTEPYIAASSGKLVITVATPVQHQGRMIGVAGADIDLSSISAIINSLNFGGHGHAFIVSAEGKILIHPDNKLVLKSLAEAYPDGAPNISPGLKEAQLGGKAQFISFTHIDGVPSANWYVALVLDQDTAFAMLSEFRTSALIAMAIAVVIIIGLLGMLIRILMQPLHLMGRAMHDIAEGEGDLTRRLVIHGHDEFGTLGLSFNRFVERIHGSIREVSSATGQVNEVALRVVAASNSSMLNSDQQASRTSSVAAAINQLGAAAQEIAQNAALASQHSSEARNLAQDGQQVVDRTIDAMHQLSTKISNSCEHIETLNSNTVNIGQILEVITGISQQTNLLALNAAIEAARAGEAGRGFAVVADEVRNLAHRTQDSAQQVQKMIEELQVGARQAVGTMTESQRESESSVGIANQAGERLGSVTQRIGEIDGMNQSVATATEEQTAVVESINVDITQINTLNQEGVENLQATLRACADLEQQAQRLQHLVGSFRI
- the hutC gene encoding histidine utilization repressor, with amino-acid sequence MITQQIESGNWPPHYRVPSESELVSQLGFSRMTINRALREMTAEGMLVRMQGVGTFVAEPKTQSALFEVHNIADEIASRGHRHTCQVITLGEEAAGSERALALDMREGQKVFHSLIVHFENDIPVQIEDRFVNALVAPEYLKQDFTLQTPYAYLSQVAPLTEGEHVVEAILAEAEECKLLQIERGEPCLLIRRRTWSGRQPVTAARLIHPGSRHRLEGRFHK
- a CDS encoding HutD/Ves family protein, which encodes MIQSTLLRAADYPRMPWKNGGGSTEEITRDSGTGLEGFGWRLSIADIGESGGFSSFAGYQRIITVLQGAGMQLSVDGQEGRPLLPFDPFAFSGASQVSCNLLGGAIRDFNLIYSPERYLARLQWFDGQQRFFTQAHTVLVFSAAEQAWVDVTGATVQALGRFDCLRLDGNAGLLEMALDGHCCVIELTAL